The following proteins come from a genomic window of Actinomycetota bacterium:
- the hisF gene encoding imidazole glycerol phosphate synthase subunit HisF, producing MEPVKIVPCLDMKDGRVVKGVHFVDLRDAGDPVENAAHYREAGADEVAMLDIAATVEGRKTRLAWAREVAQALGDTPLIVGGGINELADMEALFSAGVSRISMNSAAVARPELISEAAAEFGSARVIVAIDGKRNSAMPSGFEVVVSGGQRPTGIDCVQWARRCEELGAGEILPTSMDGDGTLAGYDIPFTRAMAEAVSSPVIASGGAGTLEHFYEGVTQGKASALLAASVFHFRTFSVGEVKEYLAERGIPIIATARR from the coding sequence GTGGAACCTGTCAAGATCGTTCCTTGCCTGGACATGAAGGACGGCCGTGTGGTGAAAGGGGTTCACTTCGTCGATTTGCGTGACGCCGGCGATCCGGTTGAAAACGCCGCGCACTACCGCGAAGCGGGCGCCGACGAGGTTGCCATGCTGGATATCGCCGCTACTGTCGAAGGCCGCAAGACACGTTTGGCGTGGGCGCGCGAGGTGGCGCAGGCGTTAGGCGACACTCCCCTGATCGTTGGCGGAGGCATTAATGAGCTCGCCGACATGGAGGCGCTTTTCTCGGCGGGCGTGTCCAGGATTTCGATGAACAGCGCCGCAGTCGCACGGCCTGAGCTTATCAGTGAAGCGGCGGCGGAATTCGGTAGCGCCCGGGTGATAGTTGCGATCGACGGAAAGCGGAACTCGGCGATGCCTTCGGGCTTCGAGGTCGTGGTCAGTGGAGGTCAGAGGCCGACCGGCATCGATTGCGTGCAATGGGCGCGCCGATGTGAGGAGTTAGGCGCTGGCGAGATCCTTCCCACAAGCATGGACGGTGATGGCACTCTGGCAGGCTATGACATCCCCTTTACGCGCGCGATGGCCGAAGCGGTGTCCTCGCCCGTGATCGCCTCGGGCGGCGCAGGCACACTCGAGCACTTCTATGAGGGAGTGACTCAGGGCAAGGCGAGCGCGCTTTTGGCGGCCTCGGTCTTTCATTTCAGGACCTTTTCCGTTGGAGAGGTCAAAGAGTACCTGGCCGAGCGGGGCATTCCGATAATCGCTACCGCAAGGCGGTAG
- a CDS encoding transcriptional regulator has protein sequence MLTLTGKERVGVVEETTAALLELGANIETSKMTRLGGEFAMLMLVSVPERTVDALASIVERLAKTGYQVTATTTEPLQDSASGLRVPYQVIVQGADHEGIVHEIAANLAHFGINIETMDTFVSPAAVSGMPLFSMIATVEVPCDLEEGAWTEKLRKAATDTNVDITITAL, from the coding sequence GTGTTGACGTTAACTGGCAAGGAGCGTGTTGGTGTAGTCGAAGAGACCACAGCCGCTCTATTGGAGCTGGGCGCAAACATCGAAACCTCAAAGATGACGCGCCTGGGTGGCGAGTTCGCGATGCTGATGTTGGTCAGCGTTCCCGAAAGAACTGTCGACGCACTGGCTTCAATCGTGGAGCGCCTCGCCAAAACGGGCTACCAGGTGACCGCGACGACAACCGAGCCGCTTCAGGATTCGGCTTCCGGGCTGAGGGTCCCGTACCAGGTCATCGTGCAAGGCGCGGACCACGAAGGCATCGTTCATGAGATCGCAGCTAATCTCGCCCACTTTGGGATAAACATAGAGACTATGGATACCTTTGTGTCTCCGGCCGCTGTAAGCGGCATGCCGCTTTTCAGCATGATAGCTACGGTGGAGGTACCGTGTGATCTGGAGGAAGGCGCCTGGACAGAGAAACTTCGCAAGGCGGCCACCGATACGAACGTGGATATAACGATCACAGCCTTGTGA
- a CDS encoding rubrerythrin family protein: MSIKGTRTEQNLLKAFAGESQARNRYTYYASIAKNEGFEQIATLFTETAENEKEHAKVFYKFLEGGEVEITAGYPAGTLGTTADNLLHAAEGELMEWGTLYPDFADIAEAEGFPKVAEAFREIAKVEAFHEARYRKLLENVTENRVFDRPSASKWHCRNCGYVFEGESAPDICPACVHPRKYYELLAENY; this comes from the coding sequence ATGAGCATTAAGGGTACCCGTACCGAGCAAAACCTGCTGAAAGCTTTCGCAGGAGAGTCACAGGCCCGTAACCGCTACACCTACTACGCCTCGATCGCCAAAAATGAGGGCTTCGAGCAGATCGCTACCTTGTTCACCGAGACTGCCGAGAACGAAAAAGAGCATGCGAAGGTCTTCTACAAGTTCCTCGAAGGCGGGGAAGTCGAGATAACCGCTGGATACCCGGCGGGAACACTTGGGACGACCGCCGATAACCTGTTGCACGCGGCAGAAGGCGAGCTTATGGAGTGGGGCACCCTGTACCCGGATTTCGCTGATATCGCGGAAGCTGAGGGGTTCCCCAAGGTCGCAGAGGCATTTCGCGAGATCGCCAAGGTAGAGGCGTTTCACGAGGCACGCTATCGTAAACTGCTCGAAAACGTGACCGAAAACAGGGTGTTCGATAGGCCGTCTGCCTCGAAGTGGCACTGCAGAAACTGTGGCTACGTTTTCGAGGGAGAATCCGCTCCCGATATATGTCCGGCCTGCGTGCATCCCCGGAAGTACTACGAGCTGTTGGCGGAAAACTACTGA
- a CDS encoding response regulator transcription factor, giving the protein MMNASRRILVVEDEKVIRDAVTAYLEKEGHWVTAVADGEEAIATFLKRGFDLVVLDLMLPKISGEDVCRAIRDVSDAPIIMLTAKGEEEDRITGLAIGADDYLVKPFSPRELVARVRALLRRAHVTDEPQRDRLVFGHLEIDVAGHKAFLSGEEIDLTATEFKLLLTLSRYPGRVYARLELVEKVLGWNFDRYERVIDSHVKNLRAKLKDDPRSPTFIYTVHGVGYRFESPLSEE; this is encoded by the coding sequence GTGATGAACGCTAGTCGGCGCATTTTGGTCGTTGAAGACGAGAAGGTCATCCGTGATGCGGTAACCGCCTACCTCGAAAAGGAGGGCCATTGGGTCACGGCCGTCGCTGACGGAGAGGAAGCTATTGCAACCTTTTTGAAGCGTGGCTTTGACCTGGTGGTTCTTGATCTGATGTTGCCAAAGATCAGCGGCGAGGATGTATGTCGCGCGATCAGGGACGTCTCTGACGCCCCCATCATCATGTTGACCGCTAAAGGCGAGGAAGAGGATCGCATCACGGGGCTTGCGATCGGCGCCGATGACTATCTCGTCAAGCCGTTTTCCCCTCGCGAGCTTGTTGCCAGAGTGCGGGCGCTTTTGCGCAGGGCGCATGTGACAGACGAGCCACAGCGCGATCGACTGGTATTCGGACACTTGGAGATCGACGTGGCGGGACACAAGGCGTTTCTCTCGGGAGAAGAGATCGATCTGACCGCCACCGAGTTCAAGCTGCTGTTGACGCTATCCAGATATCCGGGCAGGGTCTATGCGCGCCTGGAGCTGGTGGAGAAGGTGCTCGGCTGGAACTTCGACAGATACGAGCGCGTAATTGACAGTCACGTCAAGAACCTGCGAGCCAAGCTGAAGGACGACCCGAGGTCTCCGACCTTTATCTACACGGTTCACGGTGTGGGCTATC